One part of the Laspinema palackyanum D2c genome encodes these proteins:
- a CDS encoding MFS transporter: protein MPNRHPKFEHQPHTEAADRTIRLKQHKNLFSLLSIAAGLIFLQGYMIAPLIPRLAEVFSVPVQEIGFIVPAYMLSYALMALFYGLISDRFGRWPVIRISLAIFVICTALTATAQTASQMALWRLLTGLGASGVIPLTFALIADLFPFEQRGSKLGLVFAAMEGGMAAGSAGGAILEPFVGWRSLFVGTAVLAALVLWQMQPYGDLFDAPNVSNLPTIRQIFAGYRQILGSFRGQRTYAYVLWNGIYHSGVYTWLGLYLSQRYQMDALSIGLTILGYGIPGLLLSSLIGRAVDRWGRRWLIPAGLVMSALAGIAMIFEISANATTVAVLVLSLGYDLTQPLFVGIVTDLGDENSLGQTMGLKVFTLFTGFGIGSLLFGELLNFGFEVSLTLFGGIQLIAGLIAFLLFWQEVPSPQIEPLGEQG from the coding sequence ATGCCAAATCGTCATCCCAAATTTGAACACCAGCCTCATACCGAAGCTGCCGATCGCACCATTCGGTTGAAGCAACATAAAAACCTGTTTTCTTTATTATCTATAGCGGCGGGTTTAATTTTTCTTCAGGGATATATGATTGCTCCCCTGATTCCCCGTTTAGCGGAAGTATTTAGCGTTCCGGTTCAGGAAATAGGCTTTATTGTTCCGGCCTATATGCTATCTTATGCCCTGATGGCGTTGTTTTATGGGCTCATCTCGGATCGATTTGGACGATGGCCTGTCATTCGCATTTCCTTGGCGATTTTTGTGATTTGCACTGCCTTGACTGCCACGGCTCAAACCGCTTCACAAATGGCATTATGGCGGCTACTCACCGGGCTTGGAGCCAGTGGAGTGATTCCATTAACCTTTGCTTTAATTGCAGATTTATTCCCCTTTGAACAACGAGGCAGCAAATTAGGATTAGTATTCGCTGCAATGGAAGGGGGAATGGCTGCCGGTTCTGCCGGGGGTGCGATTTTGGAACCCTTTGTCGGGTGGCGATCGCTCTTTGTGGGGACAGCAGTTCTAGCCGCTTTAGTCCTGTGGCAGATGCAACCCTATGGAGACTTATTTGATGCCCCCAATGTATCCAATCTCCCCACAATTCGCCAGATATTTGCAGGATATCGCCAAATCCTAGGCAGTTTTCGAGGACAACGGACTTATGCGTATGTGCTTTGGAATGGGATTTATCACTCCGGGGTCTATACCTGGCTGGGGTTGTACTTATCCCAACGGTATCAAATGGATGCCTTGAGCATTGGATTGACCATTTTAGGTTATGGTATTCCAGGCTTGTTGCTAAGTTCTTTAATTGGTCGTGCCGTGGACCGCTGGGGTCGTCGTTGGCTAATTCCTGCCGGGTTAGTCATGTCGGCTTTAGCTGGAATTGCCATGATTTTTGAGATTTCCGCCAATGCAACCACCGTAGCGGTTCTCGTTTTATCCTTGGGGTATGACCTGACCCAACCTTTGTTTGTCGGGATTGTGACTGACTTAGGAGATGAGAATAGTTTAGGTCAAACAATGGGACTGAAAGTATTTACCCTCTTTACAGGATTTGGTATCGGCAGCCTGTTGTTTGGAGAATTATTAAACTTCGGATTTGAAGTGTCTTTAACCCTGTTTGGTGGCATTCAATTAATTGCGGGTTTAATCGCTTTTCTCTTGTTTTGGCAAGAAGTTCCGTCCCCGCAGATTGAACCCCTGGGAGAACAGGGCTAA
- the argJ gene encoding bifunctional ornithine acetyltransferase/N-acetylglutamate synthase — protein MADWQEITGGVTAPKGYRAAGIAAGLKPSGAPDLALIWSDVEAIAAGVFTTSVVRAACVDYCRQRLEEKASARAILCNAGQANAATGEQGLADTLESADLLARELSISPNSVLIASTGVIGQRIKMDALRTGIPAVVAASSPEGNDAAAKAICTTDLVPKTIALETTFEGRPVRIGGICKGSGMIHPNMATMLAFVTCDATVSSHLWHDMLKRAADRSFNQITVDGDTSTNDTLIALANGQSRTPAITEMGPEAEKLEAGLTAVCQHLAKAIARDGEGATCLIEVQVTGAPDDAAARRVAKTIVGSSLVKSAVFGRDPNWGRIAAAAGRAGVTFDQDNLRIQLGEFLLMENGQPLAFDRPAASAYLKQAAAGAYLKEDTVLMQVQIGNGPGTGIAWGCDLSYDYVKINAEYTT, from the coding sequence ATGGCAGACTGGCAAGAAATAACCGGAGGGGTGACGGCTCCAAAAGGATATCGTGCGGCAGGGATTGCCGCTGGGTTAAAACCGTCAGGAGCACCGGATTTGGCATTGATTTGGTCCGATGTAGAGGCGATCGCCGCTGGAGTGTTTACAACCTCCGTTGTTCGTGCCGCTTGTGTAGACTACTGTCGCCAACGCCTTGAGGAAAAAGCCAGCGCCCGCGCTATCTTATGTAACGCTGGACAAGCCAATGCCGCCACCGGGGAGCAAGGGTTGGCAGATACTCTCGAAAGTGCCGACTTATTAGCCCGAGAACTCTCAATTTCCCCTAATTCCGTCCTGATTGCCTCTACCGGGGTAATCGGTCAACGGATTAAAATGGATGCCTTGCGGACCGGGATTCCCGCCGTTGTGGCGGCTTCCTCCCCCGAGGGCAATGATGCAGCCGCCAAAGCGATTTGCACCACGGATTTAGTCCCCAAAACCATCGCCTTAGAAACCACCTTTGAGGGCCGTCCGGTGCGAATCGGTGGGATTTGCAAGGGTTCGGGAATGATTCATCCGAACATGGCAACCATGCTGGCGTTTGTCACCTGCGATGCCACTGTTTCTTCCCATCTGTGGCACGATATGCTCAAACGGGCAGCAGATCGGAGTTTTAATCAGATTACGGTGGATGGAGATACCAGCACCAACGATACTCTGATTGCTTTGGCAAACGGACAATCTCGGACCCCGGCGATTACAGAAATGGGTCCGGAGGCGGAAAAATTAGAAGCGGGATTAACGGCGGTTTGTCAACATCTGGCGAAGGCGATCGCCCGGGATGGAGAAGGCGCAACCTGCCTGATTGAAGTTCAAGTTACCGGCGCACCGGATGACGCCGCAGCGCGTCGGGTCGCCAAAACCATTGTCGGATCGAGCTTAGTTAAATCTGCCGTCTTTGGACGGGACCCGAACTGGGGGCGGATTGCGGCTGCTGCGGGACGTGCGGGGGTTACCTTTGACCAAGACAATCTGCGGATTCAACTGGGTGAGTTTTTGTTGATGGAAAATGGTCAACCCTTAGCGTTCGATCGCCCTGCCGCCAGTGCCTATCTGAAACAAGCGGCTGCCGGTGCCTATTTGAAAGAGGATACAGTGCTCATGCAGGTGCAGATTGGCAACGGACCCGGAACCGGAATAGCCTGGGGATGCGACCTCAGCTATGATTATGTGAAAATCAACGCGGAGTACACCACTTAA